In Phyllostomus discolor isolate MPI-MPIP mPhyDis1 chromosome 2, mPhyDis1.pri.v3, whole genome shotgun sequence, the following are encoded in one genomic region:
- the CAPZA3 gene encoding F-actin-capping protein subunit alpha-3, whose product MSRTIMSKKEKEKAIRRLLIQAPPGEFVNAFDDLCLLIRDEKLMFHQGECAGHQHCQKYYVPLSIDGNPVLLSHHNVVGDFRFFDYHTKLSFKFDLLQNQLKDIRSHGILRNETEYLRHVVLCALKLYVCDHYPTGNCNVLRKTVKKREFLIACIEDHSYETGNFWNGLWKSKWIFQVNPFLTQVTGRIFVQAHFFKNVNLHIEISKDLKESMEIVNQAQLALCFSRLVEEQENKFQAAVMEELQELSNEALRRILRRDLPVTRTLIDWQRILSDLNLVMYPKLGYVIYSRSVLCNWII is encoded by the coding sequence ATGTCACGTACTATTAtgagtaagaaagagaaagaaaaagcaatccGCAGACTGTTAATACAGGCTCCTCCAGGGGAATTTGTGAATGCCTTTGATGATCTCTGTCTGCTTATCCGTGATGAAAAACTCATGTTCCATCAAGGTGAGTGTGCAGGCCATCAACACTGCCAAAAATATTATGTACCACTCAGCATCGATGGAAATCCAGTCCTCTTGTCTCACCATAATGTAGTGGGTGACTTCCGATTTTTTGACTATCACACCAAACTTTCTTTCAAATTTGATCTGCTTCAAAACCAGTTAAAAGATATCCGAAGTCACGGTATCCTTCGGAATGAGACAGAGTACCTGAGACATGTTGTTCTGTGTGCCTTAAAACTGTATGTGTGCGATCACTATCCAACAGGAAACTGCAACGTGCTaagaaaaactgttaaaaaaagagagtTCTTGATAGCTTGCATTGAAGATCACAGTTATGAAACAGGAAACTTCTGGAATGGCCTTTGGAAATCTAAGTGGATTTTCCAGGTAAATCCATTTCTAACCCAAGTCACAGGCAGAATTTTTGTGCAAGCTCACTTCTTCAAGAATGTCAACCTTCATATTGAAATCTCCAAGGACCTGAAAGAAAGCATGGAAATAGTGAACCAAGCTCAACTGGCTCTCTGTTTTTCAAGGCTTGTGGAAGAGCAAGAGAATAAATTTCAAGCTGCAGTCATGGAAGAATTGCAGGAGCTATCGAATGAAGCCCTGAGAAGAATTCTACGAAGAGATCTCCCAGTGACCCGCACTCTTATTGACTGGCAGAGGATACTGTCTGACCTGAATCTGGTGATGTATCCTAAATTAGGATATGTCATTTATTCAAGAAGTGTGCTATGCAACTGGATAATATAA